Below is a window of Dietzia timorensis DNA.
CCAAGGCGTCACCCACCGGCGGCTCCACTTTGATCACCGCTGCGCCGAGGTCACGAAGGCCTGCCACGGCCAGCGGACCGGGCAGGTTGGTAGCCAAAGAGACGACCTGTATGCCGGCCAGGGGTCGGAGCGATCTGGGACTCATTTCAGCGACTATACAAGTAGTCAGTAAACTTAGCCACTGTATAGCTTTAGCGATTGGCGCGTCCCCGTAGACTCGTTTGTCGACCGAAGGGAGACCGCGTGGACCGCCCCGCCCAGCACTCCGGCGACCAAGATCTCACCGCCAAAGCGCGAATCCGCAACGCCGCTCTCGAGCTTTACGCGGCCAACGGCGAGGACCGCACACCGATGCGGGCGGTCGCGGCCGCCGCCGGGGTTACCGTAGGGCTGGTGGTCCATCACTACGGGTCCAAAGACGGCCTCCGCGAGGCCGTGGAGCAGATCGTCGTGGAGCGTTTTGCGTCGGCCCTTGCTTCGGCGCCGACCGACGGGGCCGGCGAAGAAATCGCTCGCGTCCGGAATGAATCCGTCGCGGAAATGCTGGTCAGAAACCCGGAGGTGGTCAACTATCTCCGCCGGGCGCTACTCGAACCCGGTGGTCAGCGGGGGCAACTGCTGGAGCGGCTCACCGAACTTACCCACCGGGAGGTCGTTGCGATGCGCGAGACCGGCGCGGCCTCGCGGGGTCGCGCCGACTCCGTCCAGGTGGTCGACGTGATCATCAACCAGATGGGCCGGCTGTTCCTGCAGCCGCTGGTGGATGCCGTCTGGACCCACCTCGGGACCTTTACCCACACCGAGGGGCGCAGCAAGCCCGAGCTCGGCGTGAGCGTGTCCGGGGGAGGAGCTGTCGATCGTTCCCACGGGTCAGCCACCTGACTCGAGTTTCACTTTCACTGAACATCTGTACAAGCATCACGCTGGCGGTTACTGTTCCTGCTGTGTCCGGGGTCACATATCCGATCCCGGAGTCTTCAACACCTCAGGAGTCACCATGGCCACTCTCGGAGGCGCCCTCGCGCTCAATGCCCGCCGGCACCCGGACAAGACCGCACTGATCTTCGGCGAGAGCACCTACTCGTACGAGCAGCTCGCGGCCCGGATCAATCAGTATGCGCACGCGTTGGCGTCGCTCGGAGTCGGCAAGGGCGACAGGGTGGCACTGCTGAGTCCGAACTCCGACGCGTACATCCTGGGCCTGTACGGAGCGTTCCGACTGGGGGCCATTGCCGTGCCTCTCAACCCTCGCGTGCCGGCCCGCGAACTTCGCTACCTGCTCGAGGACTCCGGTGCGACGGTGCTGCTGTACTCCGAGGGGCTCGCGGTGGTGGTGGCCGGCCTCGACGAACTCGATCCGCTGCCGTCCGCGCCGCAAAGTCTGGTGCTGGACGAGCCCGCCGCGCAGGGCATCGCGCGGCTCGCAGACACCATGCCGACCACCGCGCCGGAAGTGGAGGTCATCGAGGACGACGACTGCATTATCCTCTACACCTCGGGCACGACCGGGCGTCCCAAGGGAGCGGTGTTCGACCATCACCGCATGCTGTGGGTGGGGAACTCGGTTTCCGCACTCGGTATGAATATCTTCGACCGGAATCTGCACGTCGCGCCGATGTACCACTGCGCGGAGCTGGTCCTGTTCGTTATGTCAGGGTTCAGCCTGGGCACCACTCACGTGGTGCTGCCAGCGTTCGAGCCCAAGGCGGTCCTGGATGCGCTGGAGAAGCACCGCATCACCGTGTTCCTGGGCGTGCCCACCATGTACCAGATGCTGCTGCAGCACCCCGAGCTCGGCACGCGCGATCTGTCCGCGTGGCGGCTGGGCTTCTTCGGCGCCGCACCAATGCCGCCGAGCGCGGCGACCAGCTTGCTCGCCACCCTGCCGCACGTGCAGTTCTTCCAGCTGTGCGGCCAAACCGAAGGCGGCCCGACCGGCATCTTCCTCACTCCGGACGAAGTACGCGCCCGCCCAGATGCCACCGGACGGGCGTCCATCACTAACGCCGAGACGCGGATCGTCGACGACGAGGGCAACGACACCGCGGTCGGCGAGCCCGGGGAGATCATTTACCGAGGCGAGACCATCATGAAGGGCTACTGGAACAAGCCCGAGGCCACCGCCGATGCGCTCCGCGACGGCTGGCTGCACAGCGGCGACGTGGCGGTCCGGGACGCCGACGGGTTTATCACGATCGTTGATCGGATGAAGGACATGATCATCACGGGCGGGCGCAACGTGTACTCGGTGGAGGTCGAACAGGCCCTCGCCGGCCACCCGGACGTGGCCGATGTGGCGGTCGTCGGGCGGCCGGACGAGATGTTCGGGGAGAGCCTCATCGCCGTCGTCACCCCGGTCGAGGGCCGCGAGGTCACCTTGGAGTCGCTCCGCGAGTACGGATCCCAGTTCATTGCGGGTTACAAGCTTCCGCGCGAGCTCATCACCCGGCCCATTCCCCGTAACCCCTCGGGGAAGACTGGTTCTCCCGAGACAGTTCGATGTGTGTTCACAGTTAGAGAACTCAACGTGTACGATGTGTGTTCACAGTTAGAGAACTCAACGTGTACTTTTGAAGGAGTGGATGTGCCCCGTACTTTCCTAGCAAGATCGATTGGATACGCAGCTGCTGCGCTACTCGTAGCAACAGCAACAGCAACAGCGGGCGCTCCGGCCGTTGCAGAGCCTGCGGACGCCCCTGTCGAGAACGGCGGCCTGCTGCGGTCTGTTAAGACGGATCTCCTGGCAGGCGCCATCCCTACTGGGGTGAAGGCGACTTCGGTCACGTATCGAAGCTCCGATACCCGCGGCAAGCCAGTCGCTACAACGGGAATTGTTATGGTTCCGGCTTCGAAGTGGACTGGTAGAGGACCTCGCCCATTGGTCACCTATGCAGTTGGCACCCACGGCTCGGATCCGAGTTGCCGACCTTCACAGCTGCTGACTCGCGGACTGACCACCGACCGCTCTGGCGTTCCTATGATCGAGCTACAGCTGCTTGACGTGGCTTCCCTCTTGACTCGAGGGTTCGCTGTAACCATGACCGACTTTCAGGGGACGGAGGCGCCGGGGCGGCTACCTTACCTGCAGCCCATTCCCCAAGCCCACGCAGTGCTTGATGCTGCGCGCGCCGCTATATCGGTGGGGGCAGTTGATCGCCGAGCGCCTGTCGGAATCTGGGGATACTCACAGGGGGGCGGGGCAGCTGCCGCCGCTGCCGAACAGGCCAAGTCTTATGCCCCTGAACTCAATATCAGAGGGTCTGTGGTCGGTGCGCCCCCGACCAACCCGGCGCGAACAATGATGTTCAACGAAGGGAAGCTATCGGCCGGAGTTATTGGCTACTTCGTGAACGGGGTACGGGCTGAGTATCCGCAACTTGCGCCGAAGATCGATGCGAAACTAAACAGTCAGGGTAGAGATTTTCTGCGTAAGACTGCGGGTGAGTGTCTGGTGGGCAGTGTCGTCGGCCACTATTTCAGATCGACAAAGGGGATGACGGTAAGTGGGCGACCGTTAATCGAAGAGTTGGCTTCCGATCCTGAGATAAACAGCGTATTCCAGAGTTTCGTAATGGGACGAACGGCACCGAGTCATCCGGTACTCCTTATGCAGAACGTGAACGACGACGTTGTCCCCGCCGACGATGCGAATGCCACGGCAGACGCTTGGAAACGCGGGGGTACCAACGTCGCCAGGGCGAATATCAACACACCATCGCTACCGCCCATCGGAGCTCCAGGACACGCAGTCGGATTGGTTACCGGTAATATCGCAGTCAACTGGCTGGCAGGCCGACTCACCCAATAAATGGCTCACAGCGAGGACCTGCGGAAGTCAAGCGTGTCTGCCGGCTTCCGCAGGTTGGCCCCTGAAGCATGGCCGTCACCGACACAGCTCGTCTATGCATCTGGCCACCAAGTGTTTGTCCACCACAGCAGCACGTGACCGCTGGTCCAGCGCTTAGTGATCGACGCAGGTCGCAGACACATGGCGTCCAAGCGGGTCGAAACGACGCGTAGCCAGCGCGCGATCACCGCCGGGTGAACTCCAACCCCACGGGTGACGCGCGCCGGACCAAACTAGGCGTGATCGTTGCGAAAGTACTTCGCTCGAGTCTCTGTCGGCAGCACTTCTAGCCGTCCCCTGAAATGAGAGCGTGCCGCCTCGACCTTCTGCTCATGACTTCGTGTGGCGGTCGTCAGCTGACTCTTGGCTCGCTCGATCTTTTCGGGAAGCGTCTTCTTCTCGTCAGCGGCCAGCCGTGCTTGTTTGTTGATCGCTGCCGCCAGCGCGTAGGCGTTCGGACCGGCTTTTGGGTCTTTCGATGCATCAAGGGTGGCGACACCATTTACTGCAGGACCATCAACCACAACGTACGCGTTGCCGGCACCGTTGGTGGATTCGTCGGCTGCCGATGCGGTGACGCCGATGATCGACCCGCTACCTTGCCTGGTGTCGATCCATCGCTGGTAGACCGTCACTCCTCCGCCGGCGGCGACCCGCTGGCCCTTGACGCTGCTCAGTTCGCTGATGGTTCGCTCGATGCTGGCGACTTCTGTCGTCATCAGCCGCGATGCAGCCCGGAACTGCTTGCGTGCAGACCTGGCGGCTGTCACTGCGTGCTGTACCTCGACATCGAGCTTGCCGAACTCCCGCCGGCGGTATTCGAACCAGCCGACGCCGACGATCACGGCCAGCGCGATGATGACCGCTACTGCTATTCCGGTGGCATCCATGTGGTTGGTCCTTCTGCTTGGTCACAATTGTTGTCGGGAACGGCGGATTGACATGAGAGTCTGTCAATCTTTGGATGGGCCTCGAGTCCTTGACCGGGTCGATCAGGGAGCGTCTTGCGAGTAGCGCTCTCGATTTGGTGGCGCAACTCCGTGGCTATGCTCGCGGGAACATCGATGTGAGCCTTGCCGAAGAGTTCGGTCACTCGTCGGTAGGCAGTTGCTCGTTCGTTAGGAGGAGATCGATCGTCGAGCGCCACTTTGATTGCCGATTCAGCGCGTCGCAGCAGAGTTCGTTGCTCAGCCGACAGACCGCTGTCACCCGAGGCTGAAGCAGCTGCGTACGCGGCCCTCCATGCGGTTTCGGCAGCAACGGCCCGATCGGCGAAGTCACGCACGAAACCGAGTTCGTCAGGAACGGTGCCATCTACTCGCAAGGCATCGGCATGGGCGAAAGCAGTGTAGAAAGCTTGCACGAGCGGGTGTGTTCGATCGGCCAGTAGTGGGCGATGGAAGAATGCCGTTGCGTCGGTCTCGTAGGCAGCGAACTCTTCCCGCACCGTGTTCAGTCGGCGAACAGCGTCAATCCATAGCGCAGAGCGTAGTTGAGCATCGTTACCAATGCGCCCGGACGGTGGTGCCGCTGCGACGTCCGCGGCTGGCGGCTGTGGCCGGACTTCGCCACGAGTGTGCGGAGTATGAGAGGCCTGATGAAGGACTGCTCCGGGCGTGACGCACAGGACGCAGAAGCTGTTTCGCGCGCTTGTCACCGACTGAGGGGGAACCAGTTCGTTACCGGTGCTGCCTCGTATGGGACGAGTGATTACGACTGATCCGGATATGGGCCAAGCTTCATACGGTGCAGTGACAAGCATGTCAGCAGCTGCGGAGCGGAGACGACGCAGCCACTCCCGAAAGGCAGGGTCACCGTCCGCGATTATCAGTGGACCTTTGTTGTCGTCAACCCACTCAGCCACAGTGAGACCGGTTCCTGGGATCAGTAGTGTGGCGACGGCTTGACTCAGGTAGTAGCTCGTGGGGGCGTCGCGATCATTGTCGGCGTCATCGGCCGCGTGCATGGGCGAAATTCCTTGCCGGTACTGGGTCTCAGGTTTCGCTGAGTGTATCCGCCTGTCCGGAGAGCTCGTTACGCAGACTGAGGACCCGAGGAGTGGTGTCGGCGAGCATGGTCAGTTAGGTTTTTGCCGCCCGCGGGCGTCGGCAGCGTGGTGCGCTCGAGCACGACTCCAGGCTCAACTAGCCGTTGCCTGTTCCCATGTCGCCTAACAGCAGCACAGCTGCGGATGTCGTTCCGAGACAGGTGGGTGGCGTGCGCGCCGCGAGCTACTACGTACGGCTAGCGAACGGCGGTTGCAACCGGCTCAAGCAGTAGCAGGCACGACCGATCCTCGTAGCGGTCGACTTCGGCCGTTATGTCGAGGTTCGTCCCCACGCCGATCGTGTCCGGTACCGGGCCGACCCAGTGGAGGTCGTTGAGGGTGTTCTCATCACGGAACTGGAAAGCCGGTCCAGTCGCTGACGCAGCGTCGCCCGCGTTGATTAGGATGTCGTACCTAGTCTTCGCGTTCCCGTGCGGTGCCATCGCGGCGATGCTGCCGGGAAACACGATCGTTCGACCACGATGAGCCGCAGCAAACGCTGCGATGTCCGGCGAGCAGTAGTCAGTGAACGCGAGGACAGCCGCGAACTCAGGACTGTTCTCAGGCGTGAGCACCTCGCCATCACGGGTCGATGACCGTGACGCTGCTTCGCCAGTCGCTTCAGCGGACGGTTGCCCGCTCGGCGAAGCTGTCGCTTCACCCGGCGCGGGATTCGCCGGGGCAGTGTTCTTCTCGATGACTAGCCCGACGGTCACAATGATTGCCAGCACGAGCACAACCACGCCGCCACCGATGATCCAAAGCAGCCGACGAGACTTCGGCCGGGGGCGACGGAAGGTGATTTCAACCTGAACCATACCTGGCGACTGCGAGACCAACTCCCAGCCGTCGGCCTCCCACTTCTTTACAATCCGCGACTCCATGCCGCGGACCGCACGGATCGTTTTCGTCTCGTACGTGACTCCGGTGTCCGTTGCCATGCTCACAGCCCCTCAGCTTCATGCCAGGAAGGTGGCCGGCCCGTGCTGAGCCTACTGGCCATCCGAGCCCGTACCCGCCACTGGGACACCCCATATCCCTTTGTCGCCCGCGGGTGATCCTGCGGAGGGTCAGGGCCGAAGGACGGACGAGTGCGGCTAATCTTGTCGAGTTTCGTCAAGAGAGGGCACCCATACGACCACTCCACCGCCTCCCCCACCTGGGTGGTATCCAGATCCATCGGGAGGTTCAGGATCACGGTACTGGGACGGCAAGAAATGGAGGGCACAGGTGGCGCCCGCCCCGCCAGCACCCGACTTGGGTAGTGGAAAGCTAGCCCCGCTGCTGTCTGATACACGGGGTGCTGCGGGTGCTCCGATGTCAACGGCCAGTTTGATGTCCCCGCTGGTGGCCAGGTAAAAGTCCCCACCCTGTGCGGGATGTTTTAGGTGGGTGGTACCTCCGTTCGGTGTGTCATGCGGTAGGAGTCGCCGTCGGTGATGACGATGGTGGCGTGGTGTAGGAGTCGGTCGAGGATGCTGGCGGCGGTGGTGTGTTCGGGCAGGAATCGTCCCCATTGTTCGAAGGGCCAGTGGCTGGCGATCGCGAGAGATCGGCGTTCGTAGGCGCCGGCGACGAGCCGGAACAGCAGTTGGGTGCCGGTGTCGTCGAGCGGGGCGAATCCGATCTCGTCGAGGATGAGCAGATCTTGGCGCAGCAGGGTGTCGATGGTTCTGCCGACGGTGTTGTCGGCCAGCCCGCGATACAGGGTCTCCACGAGGTCGGCGGCGGTGAAGTACCGCACTTTGTGTCCGGCGTGCACTGCGGCGATCCCCAACCCGATCAGGGTGTGACTCTTACCCGTCCCGGCAGGGCCGATCAGGGCGACATTATGTTGCGCCCGAACCCATTCCAGTGAAGACAGGTATTCGAAGGTATTGGCCGGAATAGAGGATGCGGCCACGTCGAACGATTCCAAGGTTTTGGTGACCGGGAACCCGGCAGCTTTGAGTCGGTTGCGGATGTTGGAGGCATCACGAGCGGCGATCTCGGTTTCCACCAGGGTTCGCAGTACTTCTTCGGGTGTCCACCGCTGGGTTTTCGCGGTGAGCAGGACCTCGGGTGCGCTGCGGCGGATCGAGGCCAGTTTCAATCGGCGTAGCGCGTGATCGAGGTCGGCCGGTAGCGGCGGCACTGTCTGAGGTGCAACGGGTGTCGATGTTGTGGTGGTCATGACACCTCCTTGTCGCCGGCGCCCAGCTTGTAGGCATCCAGCGAGCGGGTGGGCGCGGTAGGCAGGTGACCCAACAGTGCTGTGCCGGCCGGTCGCGGGTTGGGGGTGCCGGCTCCGGCATCGAGGATCGAGCGCACATCGGCGGCCTTGAACCTCCGGAACGCCACCGCCCTGGTCAGAGCGGTGAGCACCTGTTCGCGGCCGTGGGAGGTGACGAGCCCGAGGATGTCATCGAGTTCACCGCCCAGGCGGGTGTTCCCGATGGCCGCGGCACCGACCAGGAACTGCTCAGCAACCTCACCGAGATCGCAGAACTGTTTCTCTACCGCAGTTTTGGGCCGTGGTGCACGACTGGGCGGGGTGCGTGGCCCCCCGTAGTGATCATCGTTGAGGACGACCTCACCAGGTGCGGCCAACAGATGATCGGCGACCACCTCACCGGAGGCAGGTTCGGCGATCAGGAGCCGCTCACCGTCCTGGATGAGGGTCACGGTGGTGCCGATGAGCCGGTTGGGTACCGAGTAGCGGGCCGAGGCGTACCGGATACACGAGAGGCGATCGACCTTACGGGTGACCGGCGGTGGACCGACCTGGGCCCGCAGAGACGGCAACGGGCTCAATGTGTCTCGTTCGATCGTGAGTTGGTCAGCAGGCACGCACAGTGTGTCGCTGTGACGGCGGGTGTTGACCTCGACACACCAGTCCCGCGCGGCCCGGTTCGCTGCGTGCACATCCAGCTGCACGTCGTCACGACCAGCAGCGATCTTGGCTTCGGTCCACAACGGCTGCGCCAGATCCGACTGCGCGTACCCGCAGAGGTTCTCCACGATCCCTTTCGATTCCGGATCGGCGCCGTGACAGAAGTCCGGGGAAAACCCGTAGTGGGTGGCAAACCGCACATACGTGGGGGTGGGTACGACGACGTTGGCGACGACTCCACCTTTGAGGCAGCCCATCCGATCAGCGAGTACCTTGTTGGGTACTCCACCGATCTCTTCCAACGCCTCGGCGATGAATCCGAGTGTGGTGGTCGCTGTTTCGTTGGTGGCGAACCGAACGAAACGCCACCGCGAGAACGCCACCACCGCGCAGAACATGTGTAGCCCGCCGATTACGGCCCAATCGATGACCAGGTAGTCACCCGGCGCCCACACTGCCGGGCGGCGGCCACGATGATGGTCACGGCGCCACTGTGTTTTCTCCTGGGCGACGAGACGACGGAAGTTGCGGGCCGAGCCCTCATAGCCCGCGGCACGTGCTACCGGCAGCAGTCGCTTGGCGGTGATCCGGCCGTGTGACCGCTCGACTCGCTCAGCGACCAACTCGGCGACCGCATCGTAGTTGCGGGCCCGTTCCTTGCGGTCGGGTGGTTGATCGTCGGCCTCGAACCGGTCGACCACACGCTTGACGGTCTTGTGGGTGGTGCCGCACACCTCGGCGGCGGCGCGATAGCTTCCGAGTTCTCGGTAAGCAGAAATGATGTCCATACGGTCCTTCGCAGACTTCAATGGAACTCCCAGGCGGTGATGGTGATCGGTTGGCACCTTCACCGTCATCGCCTGGGCCCTCAGTTCCGGGTCGACACGACGAACACAGGGTGGGGACTTTTATCTGGCCACCAGCGGGGACCTCGACCTGGCCACCAGTGGGGACTTTCTCATGGCCAT
It encodes the following:
- a CDS encoding DUF4839 domain-containing protein translates to MATDTGVTYETKTIRAVRGMESRIVKKWEADGWELVSQSPGMVQVEITFRRPRPKSRRLLWIIGGGVVVLVLAIIVTVGLVIEKNTAPANPAPGEATASPSGQPSAEATGEAASRSSTRDGEVLTPENSPEFAAVLAFTDYCSPDIAAFAAAHRGRTIVFPGSIAAMAPHGNAKTRYDILINAGDAASATGPAFQFRDENTLNDLHWVGPVPDTIGVGTNLDITAEVDRYEDRSCLLLLEPVATAVR
- the istB gene encoding IS21-like element helper ATPase IstB; its protein translation is MTTTTSTPVAPQTVPPLPADLDHALRRLKLASIRRSAPEVLLTAKTQRWTPEEVLRTLVETEIAARDASNIRNRLKAAGFPVTKTLESFDVAASSIPANTFEYLSSLEWVRAQHNVALIGPAGTGKSHTLIGLGIAAVHAGHKVRYFTAADLVETLYRGLADNTVGRTIDTLLRQDLLILDEIGFAPLDDTGTQLLFRLVAGAYERRSLAIASHWPFEQWGRFLPEHTTAASILDRLLHHATIVITDGDSYRMTHRTEVPPT
- a CDS encoding AMP-binding protein, with product MATLGGALALNARRHPDKTALIFGESTYSYEQLAARINQYAHALASLGVGKGDRVALLSPNSDAYILGLYGAFRLGAIAVPLNPRVPARELRYLLEDSGATVLLYSEGLAVVVAGLDELDPLPSAPQSLVLDEPAAQGIARLADTMPTTAPEVEVIEDDDCIILYTSGTTGRPKGAVFDHHRMLWVGNSVSALGMNIFDRNLHVAPMYHCAELVLFVMSGFSLGTTHVVLPAFEPKAVLDALEKHRITVFLGVPTMYQMLLQHPELGTRDLSAWRLGFFGAAPMPPSAATSLLATLPHVQFFQLCGQTEGGPTGIFLTPDEVRARPDATGRASITNAETRIVDDEGNDTAVGEPGEIIYRGETIMKGYWNKPEATADALRDGWLHSGDVAVRDADGFITIVDRMKDMIITGGRNVYSVEVEQALAGHPDVADVAVVGRPDEMFGESLIAVVTPVEGREVTLESLREYGSQFIAGYKLPRELITRPIPRNPSGKTGSPETVRCVFTVRELNVYDVCSQLENSTCTFEGVDVPRTFLARSIGYAAAALLVATATATAGAPAVAEPADAPVENGGLLRSVKTDLLAGAIPTGVKATSVTYRSSDTRGKPVATTGIVMVPASKWTGRGPRPLVTYAVGTHGSDPSCRPSQLLTRGLTTDRSGVPMIELQLLDVASLLTRGFAVTMTDFQGTEAPGRLPYLQPIPQAHAVLDAARAAISVGAVDRRAPVGIWGYSQGGGAAAAAAEQAKSYAPELNIRGSVVGAPPTNPARTMMFNEGKLSAGVIGYFVNGVRAEYPQLAPKIDAKLNSQGRDFLRKTAGECLVGSVVGHYFRSTKGMTVSGRPLIEELASDPEINSVFQSFVMGRTAPSHPVLLMQNVNDDVVPADDANATADAWKRGGTNVARANINTPSLPPIGAPGHAVGLVTGNIAVNWLAGRLTQ
- the istA gene encoding IS21 family transposase: MKSAKDRMDIISAYRELGSYRAAAEVCGTTHKTVKRVVDRFEADDQPPDRKERARNYDAVAELVAERVERSHGRITAKRLLPVARAAGYEGSARNFRRLVAQEKTQWRRDHHRGRRPAVWAPGDYLVIDWAVIGGLHMFCAVVAFSRWRFVRFATNETATTTLGFIAEALEEIGGVPNKVLADRMGCLKGGVVANVVVPTPTYVRFATHYGFSPDFCHGADPESKGIVENLCGYAQSDLAQPLWTEAKIAAGRDDVQLDVHAANRAARDWCVEVNTRRHSDTLCVPADQLTIERDTLSPLPSLRAQVGPPPVTRKVDRLSCIRYASARYSVPNRLIGTTVTLIQDGERLLIAEPASGEVVADHLLAAPGEVVLNDDHYGGPRTPPSRAPRPKTAVEKQFCDLGEVAEQFLVGAAAIGNTRLGGELDDILGLVTSHGREQVLTALTRAVAFRRFKAADVRSILDAGAGTPNPRPAGTALLGHLPTAPTRSLDAYKLGAGDKEVS
- a CDS encoding TetR/AcrR family transcriptional regulator; the encoded protein is MDRPAQHSGDQDLTAKARIRNAALELYAANGEDRTPMRAVAAAAGVTVGLVVHHYGSKDGLREAVEQIVVERFASALASAPTDGAGEEIARVRNESVAEMLVRNPEVVNYLRRALLEPGGQRGQLLERLTELTHREVVAMRETGAASRGRADSVQVVDVIINQMGRLFLQPLVDAVWTHLGTFTHTEGRSKPELGVSVSGGGAVDRSHGSAT